The nucleotide sequence TATCAGAGATAACCCCACCACCAAAGCTTATAAGTAAGCTTTTTCTATCTAGCTTATAAGCACACATTTGATCTAAGATATATTCTATAGTTTGTAAATTTTTATACTCTTCACCATCTTTAATTTTTATGATAAAAAGTTCTTTAGCTTGAATTTTTTCCAAAAGCGTATCTAAATGCAGCTTTGCTACTAATTCATTAGTTAAAATCACTACTTTAGTATCAAAATTTAACTTTTCTAGCTCATTTATATAGACATTATAACTTGTATTATTTTCTAAATTTACCTTAACTTGCATTGTTTTCTCACAGCGATGGTATAAATAATTGATAATTTTTACTCATCTTATAATATATCGTATTTAAATCTGTTTTTAAAATTTTATTGAAATTACTTCCTAAAATTTTTTCATTAAATGGCACAAAGTGCAATACATTTTGTTTGTAAGAAAATTTATTGATAGGGTTATGTTCTTTTTCCTCTATTAAAAGTAATTTTTCATCATGGAGTTTTGAAAGGCTTTCAAAATATTGATGGTACTCAAAAATTTCAGCTTTATTTAGTTTTAAATCATAATAATACAAAGCAAGCCCTAGTTGGATTTGCTTATTTAAATCAAGCATAATAGAAGCAATACCTTCCACATCTTCAAAATTTGAGCTTAAAACCACCGATGATTTTAAGTCAGCAAAATCCCCTTTACCTGCTTTTAACACAGGAATTTTTAAAGTAAAAAGAAAACTTTTTTCTTTCTCAAAAAGATAATCTTCCACTACAAGTAAACCTATGCTAGTATTTTCCACAAAAGGCTTAATATTTTTTACATTTGTACTTTCATAGTCAAATATCACTTCAGAGCTATTTTTATGCAAGGCTTTAAGTTTATAATACATAGGAGTTAAAGTAGGATTAATCACTTTAAAATAAAGCTTTTTACTATTAATCCTTACATGTAAAAGTAAACTTGCAAAAATAAGCTTTTCTATAGCAAACTCACTCATTTTTTTCATATCTATAATACAAAGTATATTATCACCAAAAGGCGATGGAAAGCGTCCTAAGCTTGTTTTAACATTAGTAAAAACACTTTGTAAAACTTTAGGATCACCTACGATTAAAATACTATCATTTGGCATTAAAATAAGCCCAGGTCTTGCTAGGATAAATTCATTATTTCTATAAACCATTACAATTTTAAAGCGTTTTTGGCTAATAGAACTTATATGTCTATAAGCAAAGCTTGATCCTGCAGGAATTTTTACCTCCATTATCTCACCTTGTCCAAGCCCTATAAATTGTGCCATAGAAGGCATATTATCTAAACAACCTGTTAATCTCGTGCTTAAAGTATCATAAATATTAATCACTTCGCAAAAATTATCATCAATTTGACTATTCCACAAATCCATGATAACTATGTTTAATCTTGGGTGTAATTTTCTTAAATTTTTATAGCAAGCTAACATATCT is from Campylobacter sp. CNRCH_2014_0184h and encodes:
- a CDS encoding COG3400 family protein, yielding MNKILLLADGIFAKDFLRKIHSNKTFKESLSVVYYNDESVDLNLENEQISFYKFDPTSLVKLENLLKEEFHQAIIYMQEEADMLACYKNLRKLHPRLNIVIMDLWNSQIDDNFCEVINIYDTLSTRLTGCLDNMPSMAQFIGLGQGEIMEVKIPAGSSFAYRHISSISQKRFKIVMVYRNNEFILARPGLILMPNDSILIVGDPKVLQSVFTNVKTSLGRFPSPFGDNILCIIDMKKMSEFAIEKLIFASLLLHVRINSKKLYFKVINPTLTPMYYKLKALHKNSSEVIFDYESTNVKNIKPFVENTSIGLLVVEDYLFEKEKSFLFTLKIPVLKAGKGDFADLKSSVVLSSNFEDVEGIASIMLDLNKQIQLGLALYYYDLKLNKAEIFEYHQYFESLSKLHDEKLLLIEEKEHNPINKFSYKQNVLHFVPFNEKILGSNFNKILKTDLNTIYYKMSKNYQLFIPSL